One window from the genome of Mumia sp. ZJ1417 encodes:
- the rpmC gene encoding 50S ribosomal protein L29: MANVTTAADLRSLSAEDLADKLREAKEELFNLRFQAATGQLENNARLRTVRKDIARIYTVVRERELGIIESEEA, encoded by the coding sequence ATGGCGAACGTCACCACCGCCGCCGACCTCCGCTCGCTGAGCGCGGAGGACTTGGCCGACAAGCTGCGTGAGGCCAAGGAAGAGCTGTTCAACCTTCGCTTCCAGGCCGCGACCGGCCAGCTCGAGAACAACGCGCGGCTGCGTACGGTGCGCAAGGATATCGCGCGCATCTACACCGTCGTCCGTGAGCGCGAGCTCGGCATCATCGAAAGTGAAGAGGCATGA
- the rplP gene encoding 50S ribosomal protein L16: MLIPRRVKHRKQHHPKRRGAAKGGTSLAFGDFGIQAVEGHYVTNRQIESARIAMTRHIKRGGKVWINIYPDRPLTKKPAETRMGSGKGSPEWWIANVKPGRVMFELSGVSEPVAREALRRAIHKLPMKCKIVTREAGEL; this comes from the coding sequence ATGCTGATCCCGCGTAGGGTCAAGCACCGCAAGCAGCACCACCCCAAGCGTCGTGGTGCCGCCAAGGGCGGTACGTCGCTGGCGTTCGGTGACTTCGGCATCCAGGCGGTCGAGGGTCACTATGTGACCAACCGCCAGATCGAGTCCGCGCGTATCGCGATGACCCGTCACATCAAGCGTGGCGGCAAGGTGTGGATCAACATCTACCCCGACCGTCCGCTGACCAAGAAGCCTGCCGAGACCCGCATGGGCTCCGGCAAGGGTTCGCCGGAGTGGTGGATCGCCAACGTGAAGCCCGGCCGAGTGATGTTCGAGCTTTCGGGCGTCTCGGAGCCGGTGGCGCGTGAGGCGCTGCGGCGTGCGATCCACAAGCTCCCGATGAAGTGCAAGATCGTGACCCGCGAGGCAGGTGAACTCTGA
- a CDS encoding nucleoside deaminase gives MSETSTDAHLAYLERAVRLAGDNVAAGGGPFAALVVAEGTLVSLGVNQVTSTHDPTAHAEIVAIRRACAELATFSLRGAVLYCSCEPCPMCLAASMWARVAAVYYAADRHDAERAGFDDSALYALLSSPRESWPQPVRSLRTPRASAPFDAWLAHGARVDY, from the coding sequence ATGAGCGAGACCTCGACCGACGCGCACCTCGCGTACCTCGAGCGCGCCGTGCGTCTCGCAGGCGACAACGTGGCGGCGGGCGGCGGTCCGTTCGCTGCCCTCGTCGTGGCGGAAGGGACCCTGGTGAGTCTCGGCGTCAACCAGGTGACGTCGACCCACGACCCGACCGCGCACGCCGAGATCGTCGCGATCCGCAGAGCGTGCGCGGAGCTCGCGACGTTCTCGCTGCGAGGCGCCGTCCTCTACTGCTCGTGCGAGCCGTGTCCGATGTGCCTCGCGGCGTCGATGTGGGCACGGGTGGCCGCGGTCTACTACGCCGCCGATCGTCACGACGCCGAGCGCGCCGGCTTCGACGACAGCGCGCTCTACGCGCTCCTCTCCTCTCCCCGGGAGTCCTGGCCGCAGCCGGTGAGGTCCCTGCGTACGCCGCGCGCGTCAGCACCGTTCGACGCGTGGCTGGCCCACGGCGCCCGCGTCGACTATTGA
- the rpsC gene encoding 30S ribosomal protein S3, which yields MGQKINPHGFRLGISTDHKSRWYADKLYKSYVGEDIKIRRLLTKGMDRAGISRVEIERTRDRVRVDIHTARPGIVIGRRGAEADRIRGDLEKLTGKQIQLNILEVKNPELDAQLVAQGVAEQLAGRVQFRRAMRKALQTTMRAGAKGVRIQCSGRLGGAEMSRSEFYREGRVPLHTLRADVDYGFYEARTTFGRIGVKVWIYKGEVAGTRAEREAQAAARAAAPGGRQRPSRGGARRPARDGQRGERPARQQEQAAEPAPASSEAAAAPADAANGTES from the coding sequence GTGGGACAGAAGATCAACCCGCACGGCTTCCGTCTCGGGATCTCCACCGATCACAAGAGCCGCTGGTACGCCGACAAGCTCTACAAGAGCTATGTCGGTGAGGACATCAAGATCCGTCGCCTGCTCACCAAGGGCATGGATCGCGCCGGCATCAGCCGCGTCGAGATCGAGCGCACCCGCGACCGCGTCCGTGTGGACATCCACACCGCGCGTCCGGGCATCGTCATCGGTCGCCGTGGCGCCGAGGCCGACCGCATCCGTGGCGATCTCGAGAAGCTGACGGGCAAGCAGATCCAGCTCAACATCCTCGAGGTCAAGAACCCCGAGCTCGATGCGCAGCTGGTGGCCCAGGGCGTCGCCGAGCAGCTCGCCGGCCGCGTGCAGTTCCGCCGCGCGATGCGCAAGGCACTGCAGACGACGATGCGCGCGGGCGCCAAGGGTGTTCGCATCCAGTGCTCCGGCCGTCTCGGCGGTGCGGAGATGTCGCGCTCGGAGTTCTACCGCGAGGGTCGTGTGCCGCTGCACACGCTGCGCGCCGACGTCGACTACGGCTTCTACGAGGCCAGGACAACCTTCGGCCGCATCGGTGTGAAGGTCTGGATCTACAAGGGCGAGGTCGCCGGCACCCGTGCCGAGCGCGAGGCTCAGGCCGCCGCCCGCGCCGCCGCCCCCGGTGGGCGTCAGCGTCCGAGCCGTGGCGGCGCTCGCCGTCCGGCGCGTGACGGGCAGCGCGGAGAGCGTCCCGCACGTCAGCAGGAGCAGGCCGCTGAGCCGGCTCCCGCCAGCAGTGAGGCTGCTGCCGCCCCGGCGGACGCAGCGAACGGAACGGAGAGCTGA
- the rplW gene encoding 50S ribosomal protein L23, with product MSTLQKDPRDVLIAPVVSEKSYGLLDENKYTFIVRPDANKTEIKIAVEKVFGVTVTAVNTQNRKGKTRRTRFGTGKRADVKRAIVSVAPGQSIDIFAAPGA from the coding sequence GTGAGCACGCTGCAGAAGGACCCGCGCGACGTCCTGATCGCGCCGGTCGTGAGCGAGAAGAGCTACGGGCTCCTCGACGAGAACAAGTACACGTTCATCGTCCGGCCCGACGCCAACAAGACCGAGATCAAGATCGCCGTCGAGAAGGTTTTCGGTGTCACGGTCACCGCGGTGAACACCCAGAACCGCAAGGGCAAGACGCGCCGTACGCGCTTCGGCACCGGCAAGCGTGCCGACGTCAAGCGCGCCATCGTGAGCGTCGCCCCGGGCCAGAGCATCGACATCTTCGCTGCGCCGGGCGCCTGA
- the rplB gene encoding 50S ribosomal protein L2 yields the protein MAIRKYKPTTPGRRGSSVADFSEITRTTPEKSLTRPLPKKGGRNNQGRITTRHQGGGHKRAYRIIDFKRYDKDGVPAKVAHIEYDPNRTARIALLHYADGEKRYIIAPEGLKQGMTVEAGPGADIKPGNNLPLRNIPVGTTIHAIELRPGGGAKMGRSAGAKVQLVAREGNRAQLRLPSGEMRYVDVRCRASVGEVGNAEQSNINWGKAGRNRWKGKRPTVRGVAMNPIDHPHGGGEGKTSGGRHPVSPWGQPEGRTRKKKASDKLIVRRRKSGKR from the coding sequence ATGGCAATTCGTAAGTACAAGCCGACCACCCCGGGCCGTCGTGGCTCCTCGGTGGCCGACTTCAGCGAGATCACGCGAACGACCCCTGAGAAGTCCCTGACGCGTCCGCTGCCCAAGAAGGGCGGTCGCAACAACCAGGGCCGGATCACCACCCGTCACCAGGGCGGCGGTCACAAGCGCGCGTACCGCATCATCGACTTCAAGCGGTACGACAAGGACGGCGTGCCGGCGAAGGTCGCGCACATCGAGTACGACCCCAACCGCACGGCGCGCATCGCGCTGCTGCACTACGCGGACGGCGAGAAGCGCTACATCATCGCGCCGGAGGGTCTGAAGCAGGGCATGACCGTCGAGGCCGGTCCCGGCGCCGACATCAAGCCCGGCAACAACCTGCCGCTGCGCAACATCCCCGTCGGCACCACGATCCACGCGATCGAGCTCCGTCCCGGTGGCGGTGCCAAGATGGGCCGCTCGGCCGGCGCCAAGGTCCAGCTGGTCGCTCGTGAGGGCAACCGCGCGCAGCTGCGTCTGCCCTCGGGCGAGATGCGCTACGTCGACGTCCGCTGCCGCGCCAGCGTTGGAGAGGTCGGCAACGCCGAGCAGTCCAACATCAACTGGGGCAAGGCAGGCCGCAACCGCTGGAAGGGCAAGCGCCCGACCGTCCGCGGTGTGGCGATGAACCCGATCGACCACCCGCACGGTGGTGGCGAGGGCAAGACCTCGGGTGGACGTCACCCGGTGTCGCCGTGGGGCCAGCCCGAGGGCCGCACCCGCAAGAAGAAGGCCAGCGACAAGCTGATCGTCCGTCGCCGCAAGTCCGGAAAGCGCTGA
- a CDS encoding FAD binding domain-containing protein, translating into MDLVDVDAWIPLTDASALARWRPGDAYVAGGTSLFSEPQPGVRRLLDLTALDWPPLVLHDDALEIGATCTLGTLAAAAGDPAPLLRLGGIRARPAVTFPGPWTFGPLVRCAVDALVASFKVWHDATVGGNVCLALPAGAMTSVLSALGTTVLLWSPDGTTRTTSVDALVTGVGTTSLAPGEVVRAFHVPAGALVAPTAFLRASLSARGRSAAVVVARRTDDGAVVSVTGATARPYVLAFDLAPTRAGWHEALEQAIPEDAWLGDVHGATDWRRQQTHALGAEALRTIEALR; encoded by the coding sequence ATGGACCTCGTCGACGTCGACGCCTGGATCCCCCTGACGGACGCCTCCGCGCTCGCGCGCTGGCGCCCCGGCGACGCCTACGTGGCGGGCGGAACGTCTCTCTTCTCCGAGCCCCAGCCCGGTGTACGACGACTCCTCGACCTGACGGCGCTCGACTGGCCGCCCCTCGTCCTCCACGACGACGCCCTCGAGATCGGCGCGACCTGCACGCTGGGGACGCTCGCCGCGGCAGCCGGTGACCCCGCTCCCCTGCTGCGGCTGGGCGGGATCCGCGCCCGTCCAGCGGTCACCTTCCCCGGTCCGTGGACCTTCGGGCCGCTGGTGCGCTGCGCGGTCGACGCGCTCGTGGCGTCGTTCAAGGTCTGGCACGACGCCACCGTCGGAGGCAACGTGTGCCTGGCACTGCCCGCGGGCGCGATGACGTCGGTGCTCAGCGCGCTCGGGACGACCGTCCTGCTCTGGAGCCCCGACGGCACGACGCGGACCACGAGCGTCGACGCCCTCGTGACCGGCGTCGGGACGACCTCGCTGGCGCCGGGTGAGGTCGTGCGGGCGTTCCACGTACCCGCAGGGGCGCTGGTCGCCCCGACAGCCTTCCTTCGCGCATCGCTGTCGGCCCGCGGGCGGTCGGCGGCCGTCGTCGTCGCGCGACGCACCGACGACGGTGCGGTGGTCTCGGTGACCGGCGCCACCGCCAGACCGTACGTGCTCGCGTTCGACCTCGCCCCGACGCGGGCGGGCTGGCACGAGGCGCTGGAGCAGGCGATCCCTGAGGACGCGTGGCTCGGCGACGTCCACGGCGCTACCGACTGGCGCCGCCAGCAGACGCACGCGCTCGGCGCCGAGGCGCTCCGTACGATCGAGGCGCTGCGATGA
- the rpsQ gene encoding 30S ribosomal protein S17: protein MSTNNTTGERNRRKVREGLVVSDKMDKTVVVSVEDRVKHALYGKVLRRTSKLKAHDEANEAGIGDRVLIAETRPLSSTKRWRLVEILEKAK from the coding sequence ATGAGCACCAACAACACCACCGGCGAGCGTAACCGCCGCAAGGTGCGCGAGGGCCTCGTCGTCAGCGACAAGATGGACAAGACCGTCGTCGTGAGCGTCGAGGACCGCGTCAAGCACGCTCTGTACGGCAAGGTTTTGCGCCGTACGAGCAAGCTCAAGGCGCACGACGAGGCCAACGAGGCCGGCATCGGAGATCGCGTGCTGATTGCGGAGACCCGTCCGCTGTCCTCGACCAAGCGCTGGCGCCTCGTCGAGATCCTCGAGAAGGCCAAGTAA
- the rplC gene encoding 50S ribosomal protein L3: MSNQKAPVGLLGRKLGMTQTWDENNRVVPVTVIAADTNVVTQIRTQETDGYTAVQIGFGEIDPRKVNKPQTGHFGKANVTPRRHLAEIRTEAIADYEIGQAVSPEIFAAGDFVDVTGTSKGKGFAGVMKRHGFSGVGASHGAHRNHRKPGSIGGCATPGRVFKGLRMAGHMGTDRVTAQSLTVHAVDADKGIILIKGAVPGPKGGIVMIRTGAKKGAVK, translated from the coding sequence ATGAGCAACCAGAAGGCACCCGTCGGGCTGCTCGGGCGCAAGCTCGGCATGACCCAGACGTGGGACGAGAACAACCGCGTGGTCCCCGTGACCGTGATCGCTGCCGACACCAACGTCGTGACGCAGATCCGCACACAGGAGACCGACGGCTACACGGCCGTCCAGATCGGCTTCGGCGAGATCGACCCGCGCAAGGTGAACAAGCCCCAGACCGGACACTTCGGCAAGGCCAACGTCACCCCGCGTCGTCACCTCGCCGAGATCCGCACCGAGGCCATCGCCGACTACGAGATCGGCCAGGCTGTCAGCCCGGAGATCTTCGCTGCCGGCGACTTCGTCGACGTCACCGGTACGAGCAAGGGCAAGGGCTTCGCCGGTGTCATGAAGCGTCACGGCTTCTCCGGCGTCGGCGCCTCGCACGGCGCACACCGCAACCACCGCAAGCCGGGTTCGATCGGCGGCTGCGCCACGCCGGGCCGTGTGTTCAAGGGCCTGCGCATGGCCGGCCACATGGGCACCGACCGCGTGACCGCGCAGAGCCTCACGGTCCACGCCGTCGATGCCGACAAGGGCATCATCCTTATCAAGGGTGCGGTTCCCGGCCCCAAGGGCGGCATCGTGATGATCCGCACCGGCGCCAAGAAGGGAGCCGTCAAGTGA
- the rpsJ gene encoding 30S ribosomal protein S10 → MAGQKIRIRLKAYDHEVIDTSARKIVDTVTRTGATVAGPVPLPTEKNVYCVIRSPHKYKDSREHFEMRTHKRLIDIIDPTPKTVDSLMRLDLPAGVDIEIKL, encoded by the coding sequence ATGGCGGGACAGAAGATCCGCATCAGGCTCAAGGCCTATGACCACGAGGTGATTGACACCTCGGCGCGCAAGATCGTCGACACCGTCACGCGTACGGGTGCCACGGTCGCTGGCCCGGTGCCTCTGCCGACGGAAAAGAACGTCTACTGCGTCATTCGTTCGCCGCACAAGTACAAGGACAGCCGCGAACACTTCGAGATGCGCACCCACAAGCGCCTCATCGACATCATCGACCCCACGCCGAAGACCGTCGACTCGCTGATGCGTCTCGACCTCCCCGCCGGCGTGGACATCGAGATCAAGCTCTGA
- the rplD gene encoding 50S ribosomal protein L4 has translation MTANLIDVDLPKDVFDAQVNIPLIHQVVVAQLAAARQGTHDTKTRAEVAGGGRKPYRQKGTGRARQGSIRAPQFTGGGVVHGPTPRSYDQRTPKKMKAAALRGALSDRVRNGRLHVVESLVTGDAPSTKTALATLREITGRPRTLVVVERTDQVTVKSLRNVAGTHLIELAQLNTYDVLLSDDVVFTKAAFDAFVALRSSGDAETIKLSEAATAKDGDK, from the coding sequence GTGACCGCGAACCTCATCGACGTCGACCTGCCGAAGGACGTCTTCGACGCCCAGGTCAACATCCCGCTGATCCACCAGGTCGTCGTCGCCCAGCTCGCTGCCGCGCGCCAGGGCACCCACGACACCAAGACTCGCGCCGAGGTTGCCGGCGGCGGCCGCAAGCCGTACCGCCAGAAGGGCACCGGCCGCGCTCGTCAGGGCTCGATCCGCGCACCTCAGTTCACCGGTGGTGGCGTGGTGCACGGCCCGACGCCGCGCAGCTACGACCAGCGCACCCCCAAGAAGATGAAGGCCGCCGCTCTGCGTGGCGCCCTCTCCGACCGGGTCCGCAACGGCCGCCTCCACGTGGTCGAGTCTCTCGTCACCGGCGACGCGCCGTCGACGAAGACGGCGCTGGCCACGCTCCGCGAGATCACCGGGCGTCCGCGCACGCTGGTCGTCGTCGAGCGCACCGACCAGGTCACGGTCAAGAGCCTGCGCAACGTGGCGGGCACGCACCTGATCGAGCTGGCTCAGCTCAACACGTACGACGTCCTGCTCAGCGACGACGTGGTCTTCACCAAGGCCGCGTTCGACGCCTTCGTGGCGCTGCGCTCCAGCGGCGACGCCGAGACGATCAAGCTGAGCGAGGCCGCTACCGCCAAGGACGGTGACAAGTGA
- the rpsS gene encoding 30S ribosomal protein S19: protein MPRSLKKGPFVDDHLMKKVETQNEADTHTVIKTWSRRSMILPSFIGHTIAVHDGRKHVPVFVTDAMVGHKLGEFAPTRTFRGHVKDDRKSRRR from the coding sequence ATGCCACGCAGTTTGAAGAAGGGGCCGTTCGTCGACGACCACCTGATGAAGAAGGTCGAGACTCAGAACGAGGCCGACACGCACACCGTCATCAAGACGTGGTCGCGCCGCTCGATGATCCTCCCGTCCTTCATCGGTCACACCATCGCCGTTCACGACGGGCGTAAGCACGTGCCGGTGTTCGTCACCGATGCGATGGTCGGCCACAAGCTGGGCGAGTTCGCACCGACACGCACCTTCCGCGGACACGTCAAGGACGACCGAAAGAGCCGCCGCCGCTGA
- a CDS encoding molybdopterin cofactor-binding domain-containing protein codes for MTTLVNGVAVEAAPRPGQCLRTYLREQGHTDVKKGCDSGDCGACSVLLDRAPVHSCLVPAVRADGHEVITAAGLSPGDETGGTARRFLKAQGFQCGFCTAGMVVTASCLGPDEGDDVDRLLKGNLCRCTGYRSVRDALAGATNVELEPTRNPVGRSVGSPAGPAVVRGRQPFTLDETLSGTLHGAVVRSPYAHARIVRVDTSRALADPDVVAVLTHADVPDSLFSTGRHHLRDDDPRDTRVLDTVVRFVGQRVALVVATTPHAAQRARDLVAVSYEELPAVVDPERARSPGAPLLHADKGPESGIADPARNVVAAIAAESGSVEEGLAAAAHAYEATFTTARVQATHLETHGAVGWLADDGVLVVRTSSQVPFLVRDELAALLGLPRERIEVVTNRVGGGFGAKQEMLVEDLVALAVLRTGRAVQLELSRTEQLTATTVRHPMRIHVRAGVDVDGLLTALDVDVLSDTGAYGNHGPGVLFHGCNESIAAYRCPHKRVRGEVVYTNAVPSGAFRGYGLGQLVFAIEQVLDELARMSGIDPYELRARNVVVPGDPMVSWSSEHDDVQYGSHGARECLALAREAVARDLASTPTGPQWRTGRGMAMAMIDTIPPRGHHASAQVRLLADGTYEASVGSAEFGNGTSTAHVQLVAQALGTTSDRIRLVSGGTRTVAHDTGAFGSTGIVVAGRALTSAADDLLAQVRAARAEGRPTVGLVGSATAGGSPRSIAFNVQAFALAVDVETGEVRILRSVHAADAGVVVNPEQCRGQIEGGVAQGIGTALFEEVVVDEGGVVQTPVLRTYHVPQIVDVPTTEVLFASTSDALGPYGAKSMSESPYNPVAAALANAVRDAIGVRITDLPLSRDRVWRAAGGR; via the coding sequence ATGACGACACTCGTCAACGGGGTCGCCGTCGAGGCAGCGCCTCGCCCGGGCCAGTGCCTGCGGACGTACCTTCGCGAGCAGGGTCACACGGACGTCAAGAAGGGGTGCGACTCCGGCGACTGTGGGGCGTGCAGCGTGCTGCTCGACCGGGCTCCGGTGCACTCCTGCCTGGTCCCGGCGGTGCGGGCGGATGGCCACGAGGTCATCACGGCCGCCGGCCTGTCGCCCGGCGACGAGACCGGGGGCACCGCCCGCCGGTTCCTCAAGGCCCAGGGGTTCCAGTGCGGCTTCTGCACCGCGGGGATGGTCGTCACGGCGTCGTGCCTCGGCCCCGACGAGGGCGACGACGTGGACCGCCTCCTCAAGGGCAACCTCTGCCGCTGCACCGGCTACCGCTCCGTGCGCGACGCACTGGCAGGCGCGACGAACGTCGAGCTCGAGCCTACGCGCAACCCGGTGGGGCGCAGCGTCGGCTCACCCGCCGGGCCCGCCGTCGTGCGGGGTCGCCAGCCGTTCACGCTGGACGAGACGCTGAGCGGCACACTGCACGGCGCCGTCGTCCGATCGCCGTACGCCCACGCCCGCATCGTCCGGGTCGACACCTCGCGGGCCCTCGCCGATCCCGACGTCGTCGCCGTCCTCACCCACGCCGACGTCCCCGACAGCCTGTTCTCGACCGGTCGTCACCACCTGCGCGACGACGACCCCCGTGACACCCGGGTGCTGGACACGGTCGTCCGCTTTGTCGGCCAGCGGGTCGCCCTCGTCGTCGCGACGACACCGCACGCCGCGCAACGTGCACGCGACCTCGTTGCCGTCTCGTACGAGGAGCTCCCCGCCGTCGTCGACCCGGAGCGTGCCCGCAGCCCGGGCGCTCCCCTGCTCCATGCCGACAAGGGGCCGGAGTCGGGCATTGCCGACCCCGCCCGCAACGTCGTCGCGGCGATCGCCGCCGAGTCCGGATCGGTCGAGGAGGGTCTCGCCGCCGCGGCGCATGCCTACGAGGCGACGTTCACGACCGCCCGCGTCCAGGCGACCCACCTCGAGACGCACGGCGCGGTGGGATGGCTCGCAGACGACGGCGTGCTCGTGGTCCGGACCAGCAGCCAGGTGCCGTTCCTCGTCCGCGACGAGCTCGCGGCCCTGCTCGGGCTGCCGCGTGAGCGGATCGAGGTGGTCACGAACCGGGTCGGTGGCGGGTTCGGCGCCAAGCAGGAGATGCTCGTCGAAGATCTGGTGGCACTAGCGGTCCTGCGGACCGGGCGCGCCGTCCAGCTCGAGCTGAGCCGTACCGAGCAGCTCACCGCCACCACCGTCCGGCACCCGATGCGGATCCACGTCCGCGCCGGCGTGGACGTCGACGGACTCCTCACCGCTCTCGACGTCGACGTCCTCTCGGACACCGGCGCGTACGGCAACCACGGCCCCGGCGTGCTGTTCCACGGCTGCAACGAGTCGATCGCGGCCTACCGGTGCCCGCACAAGAGGGTACGCGGCGAGGTGGTCTACACGAACGCGGTGCCGTCGGGCGCGTTCCGCGGGTACGGGCTGGGCCAGCTGGTCTTCGCGATCGAGCAGGTCCTCGACGAGCTGGCGCGGATGTCCGGCATCGACCCGTACGAGCTGCGCGCTCGCAACGTGGTCGTCCCGGGCGACCCGATGGTCTCGTGGTCCAGCGAGCACGACGACGTCCAGTACGGCAGCCACGGCGCGCGCGAGTGCCTCGCCCTCGCCCGGGAGGCGGTCGCACGCGACCTCGCTTCCACCCCCACCGGCCCGCAGTGGCGCACCGGCCGCGGGATGGCGATGGCGATGATCGACACCATCCCGCCGCGCGGTCACCACGCGTCAGCGCAGGTCCGCCTCCTCGCTGACGGGACGTACGAGGCGTCGGTCGGCTCCGCGGAGTTCGGCAACGGCACGTCCACCGCGCACGTCCAGCTCGTCGCGCAGGCGCTCGGGACGACGAGCGATCGGATCCGACTCGTCTCTGGCGGCACCCGCACGGTCGCGCACGACACCGGCGCGTTCGGGTCGACCGGGATCGTGGTCGCGGGGAGGGCGCTGACCTCGGCGGCCGACGATCTCCTCGCGCAGGTGCGTGCCGCGCGTGCGGAGGGACGACCGACGGTCGGCCTCGTCGGATCGGCGACGGCAGGCGGATCCCCGCGCTCGATCGCGTTCAACGTCCAGGCGTTCGCGCTGGCGGTCGACGTCGAGACCGGAGAGGTACGGATCCTCCGTTCGGTCCACGCCGCCGACGCCGGTGTCGTCGTCAACCCCGAACAGTGTCGTGGACAGATCGAGGGCGGCGTCGCCCAGGGCATAGGGACGGCACTCTTCGAAGAGGTCGTCGTCGACGAGGGCGGGGTCGTACAGACACCGGTCCTGCGGACCTACCACGTCCCTCAGATCGTGGACGTGCCCACGACTGAGGTGCTGTTCGCGTCGACCTCGGACGCGCTCGGCCCGTACGGAGCGAAGTCGATGAGCGAGTCTCCGTACAACCCCGTCGCCGCGGCCCTCGCGAACGCCGTCCGCGACGCGATCGGCGTACGGATCACCGACCTGCCGCTGTCCCGCGACCGTGTCTGGCGTGCCGCGGGCGGACGCTGA
- the rplN gene encoding 50S ribosomal protein L14, translated as MIQQESRLKVADNTGAKEILCIRVLGGSGRRYAGIGDTIVATVKDAIPGGNVKKGDVVKAVVVRTAKERRRPDGSYIRFDENAAVILKNDGEPRGTRIFGPVGRELRDKRFMRIISLAPEVL; from the coding sequence ATGATCCAGCAGGAGTCGCGACTCAAGGTCGCCGACAACACCGGTGCAAAGGAGATCCTCTGCATCCGCGTGCTCGGCGGTTCCGGTCGTCGATACGCAGGGATCGGCGACACCATCGTCGCCACCGTCAAGGACGCGATCCCGGGCGGGAACGTCAAGAAGGGCGACGTCGTCAAGGCCGTCGTCGTCCGCACCGCGAAGGAGCGCCGTCGTCCGGACGGCTCCTACATCCGGTTCGACGAGAACGCCGCAGTCATCTTGAAGAATGATGGTGAGCCCCGTGGCACGCGCATCTTCGGCCCCGTGGGCCGTGAGCTGCGCGACAAGCGGTTCATGCGCATCATCTCGCTCGCCCCGGAGGTGCTGTGA
- the rplV gene encoding 50S ribosomal protein L22 encodes MSTLERKGLSARRESLLGDEPGTFAVARFVRVTPQKARRVVDLVRGLDVDEALALLQFAPQAAATNVYKLVASAVANAETTEGLDRSTLIISAARVDEGPTMKRWRPRARGAANRILKRTSHITVVVQPRDAVAQSRTRKANKKGGNR; translated from the coding sequence ATGAGCACATTGGAGCGTAAGGGCCTCAGCGCCCGACGCGAGAGCCTGCTCGGCGACGAGCCCGGTACTTTCGCGGTCGCACGCTTCGTCCGCGTCACGCCGCAGAAGGCACGCCGGGTCGTCGACCTGGTCCGCGGCCTCGACGTGGATGAGGCGCTGGCACTGCTGCAGTTCGCGCCGCAGGCCGCAGCGACCAACGTCTACAAGCTGGTGGCGAGCGCCGTCGCCAACGCCGAGACCACTGAAGGTCTCGACCGTTCGACGCTGATCATCTCGGCCGCACGTGTCGACGAGGGCCCGACGATGAAGCGCTGGCGTCCGCGTGCGCGTGGTGCGGCCAACCGCATCCTCAAGCGCACCAGCCACATCACCGTCGTCGTGCAGCCGCGTGACGCGGTGGCGCAGAGTCGTACACGTAAGGCCAACAAGAAGGGTGGGAACCGCTAG